One genomic window of Fusibacter sp. A1 includes the following:
- a CDS encoding phosphodiester glycosidase family protein translates to MRRYYVFLIFLLAPILAAVMLTKSYYDDPQLSDSITKAYEYEITDLDPIDYSLTGAELRVKPLIESLTYLEETIQDYVKNFAMFEAALKSSISSSSQLRLLSDDIYEKRITKALGQPIDFYLSTKVEIKLFTLSELDYRGYIAKVKLFNPYIFKLELAQGKVGGLETTTDAAERTGAILTINGGGFDKVSKDGETVSVMNGNTVVDGNLVNPFVVPDSEHLFFVGTDKYGNLIGGRPNSEKELFALNPYQGASFLPILIQNGEKTTLPILWQNNKHPRTIIGDYSNNDLILIVIDGRQSDWSNGITLERLQDKLIELGVKNAYNLDGGGSTSMYFKGEVLNRPSDGFLRPVANHFIIAP, encoded by the coding sequence ATGAGACGATACTATGTGTTCCTTATCTTCTTGTTGGCACCAATCTTGGCTGCGGTTATGCTTACAAAATCCTACTATGACGATCCTCAGTTGAGTGATAGCATCACTAAAGCTTACGAATACGAAATCACCGACCTAGACCCTATCGATTATTCCCTAACGGGTGCGGAGCTTCGTGTAAAACCGCTTATCGAGAGCCTTACCTATCTAGAGGAAACTATACAAGACTATGTTAAAAACTTTGCAATGTTTGAAGCCGCCCTCAAAAGTTCTATTTCAAGCAGCTCACAGCTACGTCTATTGTCAGATGACATTTACGAAAAGCGAATTACAAAAGCGCTAGGACAACCCATCGATTTTTATCTGAGCACTAAAGTAGAGATCAAGCTCTTTACCCTTAGTGAACTGGATTATCGAGGTTACATCGCAAAGGTGAAGCTCTTTAATCCTTATATCTTTAAGCTGGAACTCGCGCAAGGCAAAGTAGGCGGGCTTGAAACTACTACCGATGCAGCAGAGCGCACCGGTGCGATACTTACAATCAATGGTGGCGGATTCGACAAAGTCTCAAAAGACGGCGAAACAGTGTCTGTCATGAACGGCAATACGGTTGTAGACGGTAATCTTGTAAACCCGTTTGTTGTTCCCGACTCTGAACACCTATTCTTTGTCGGTACCGACAAGTACGGGAATCTTATCGGTGGCCGTCCTAATAGCGAAAAGGAGCTATTCGCACTTAATCCCTATCAGGGAGCCAGCTTTTTACCCATCCTCATTCAAAACGGAGAAAAGACGACCCTACCCATACTATGGCAAAATAATAAGCATCCGCGGACGATCATAGGTGATTACTCCAACAACGACCTCATATTAATTGTCATCGACGGCAGACAAAGCGACTGGAGCAATGGCATCACACTTGAAAGACTTCAAGACAAGTTAATCGAGCTAGGTGTAAAAAACGCATACAACCTGGATGGCGGTGGATCGACATCCATGTACTTTAAGGGTGAAGTTCTCAATAGGCCATCGGATGGTTTTTTACGGCCAGTTGCCAATCATTTCATCATTGCGCCTTAA
- a CDS encoding DUF5131 family protein: MAIWNPWKGCHKLSEGCVNCFIHRSDENKGIDTNTIYKTDEFAKIIKKNKHGQYLIKSGEFVYVCFRGDFLIEEADPWRLEAWEMMKERSDLNFLFLTRRIDRFKVSLPSDYPKGYEHISVGISAENQKTADFRIPLLKSMPIAHKLIILQPMIESIDLSAYLDQSIEQVIVGGEQGSMARPLNKDWVVSIREQCIEKQVSFEYRQVGSHYLVDGELKKINQHMLCKVAREEQMDYTPEPAAY, from the coding sequence ATGGCTATTTGGAACCCATGGAAAGGATGTCACAAGCTTAGCGAAGGATGTGTGAACTGCTTTATCCATCGCTCAGACGAAAATAAGGGCATCGATACCAATACCATCTATAAAACCGATGAGTTTGCAAAAATCATCAAGAAAAACAAACATGGACAGTACCTTATAAAAAGCGGTGAGTTTGTCTATGTTTGCTTTAGGGGAGACTTTCTTATCGAAGAAGCAGATCCCTGGAGATTAGAAGCCTGGGAGATGATGAAAGAGCGCAGCGACTTGAACTTCTTGTTTTTGACAAGGCGAATCGACCGGTTCAAAGTCAGCCTGCCAAGTGACTACCCCAAAGGATATGAGCATATCAGTGTTGGAATCAGCGCCGAAAATCAAAAGACTGCTGATTTTAGAATCCCCTTGCTCAAATCAATGCCTATCGCCCATAAATTGATCATCTTACAACCCATGATCGAATCCATCGATTTGAGTGCCTATCTGGACCAATCGATTGAACAGGTCATTGTAGGTGGCGAACAAGGTTCTATGGCAAGACCGCTTAACAAAGACTGGGTGGTATCCATTAGAGAGCAGTGTATCGAAAAGCAAGTATCCTTTGAATACCGTCAAGTCGGTTCTCATTATCTTGTAGACGGCGAACTAAAAAAAATCAATCAGCATATGCTTTGTAAGGTCGCACGGGAAGAACAAATGGATTACACCCCCGAACCTGCCGCTTACTGA
- a CDS encoding diguanylate cyclase: MIVTFGAFYVVFVRSTFVNALTLLCLVDFLFVFFFLKKQMFKTGKSLLLSTMSVLSTISSITIVYYLYARSLSKTLDELKVLADTDTLTSIANLLNDKISNHNFITSDYQTINFTVSIGVVSYSEEYTNFSNMLKVADEALYEAKTNGRNQVVVK; the protein is encoded by the coding sequence ATGATTGTCACTTTTGGTGCCTTCTACGTTGTCTTTGTCAGGTCGACTTTTGTGAATGCATTGACACTACTATGTTTAGTTGATTTTCTATTCGTCTTTTTCTTTTTAAAAAAACAGATGTTTAAGACCGGAAAATCACTACTACTCAGTACGATGTCAGTTCTTTCGACAATCTCGTCGATTACTATCGTCTATTACCTATACGCACGTAGTCTATCCAAAACACTCGATGAACTCAAAGTACTTGCAGATACGGATACACTGACAAGCATCGCAAACCTCTTGAACGATAAGATCAGTAATCACAACTTTATCACTTCTGATTACCAAACCATCAACTTTACAGTAAGCATCGGCGTAGTCTCTTATTCAGAAGAATACACCAACTTCTCCAATATGCTTAAAGTGGCTGACGAAGCGCTATACGAAGCAAAAACCAACGGCCGCAATCAGGTTGTGGTCAAGTAA
- a CDS encoding GNAT family N-acetyltransferase: MIHKPRLFLKPTTDSDLDFVLKNEQLAAEAGYVALWTKKQHEEALTRNETIHRIVTRLEDGASVGYLIANRDSNDNLELMRLVIAEKKKGYGRETIDLVKELAFNTLKVNRLWLDVRVHNQYATAMYLDMGFVIEGTLRNCVKLTDQYMSIHVMSILKSEYLA, translated from the coding sequence ATGATTCATAAACCCAGACTATTTTTGAAACCCACAACCGATTCCGATCTTGATTTTGTACTGAAAAATGAACAGCTTGCCGCTGAAGCAGGCTATGTTGCGCTTTGGACAAAAAAACAACACGAAGAAGCGCTTACTAGGAACGAAACCATACATAGGATTGTTACCAGATTGGAAGACGGTGCCTCTGTGGGTTATTTGATTGCAAATCGAGATTCGAATGATAACCTGGAGCTGATGAGGCTTGTGATTGCTGAGAAAAAGAAGGGCTATGGAAGAGAAACAATTGACCTTGTCAAAGAACTGGCTTTCAATACGCTTAAGGTGAACAGGTTATGGTTGGATGTCAGGGTACACAATCAATATGCGACTGCCATGTATCTGGATATGGGATTCGTTATTGAAGGTACATTGAGAAACTGTGTGAAACTGACGGATCAGTATATGTCAATTCATGTAATGTCGATCTTAAAATCAGAATACCTAGCGTAA
- a CDS encoding MarR family winged helix-turn-helix transcriptional regulator — MNDKYIVYFVSKIKKKMTSFIEKKLEENAIYDLVPSYGNILTVLYDHDGKLSMKEIGELLGKEKSTITTLVSKLENQGYVRKVKSDTDKRVTFVELTEKSHQIESKFNQISTEVQDTAYKNFTHEEKSELLRLLKKLNCNFDD, encoded by the coding sequence ATGAATGATAAATACATAGTCTACTTTGTAAGTAAGATAAAAAAGAAAATGACGAGTTTCATTGAAAAAAAACTGGAGGAAAACGCGATCTATGATTTGGTGCCATCTTACGGCAATATCTTGACGGTGCTCTACGACCACGATGGTAAACTGAGCATGAAGGAGATCGGCGAGCTATTAGGTAAGGAAAAATCGACGATTACGACCTTGGTTTCAAAACTGGAAAACCAGGGGTATGTCAGAAAAGTGAAAAGTGATACCGACAAACGCGTGACTTTTGTCGAACTGACAGAAAAGAGCCATCAGATAGAGTCGAAGTTCAATCAGATTTCAACAGAAGTACAAGACACTGCCTATAAGAACTTCACTCATGAAGAAAAGTCTGAACTGCTTAGACTACTTAAAAAATTGAATTGTAATTTTGATGACTAA
- a CDS encoding N-acetyltransferase has protein sequence MIIELTKENEHLFNTVISEVKVREKLVPSLLGGIFTYHLEPVAPTIKTYSPIKLDLENYYKNENSVVYLYVEADEAIGQIHVNKSWNGYCYIDDIRVSPKHKGKGVGKALFTKAKEWGKAHQLNHMTLETQDVNVAANLFYEKMGMRIGAVDLMMYKNIEATKNEVAIFWFLMD, from the coding sequence ATGATTATCGAACTGACAAAAGAAAATGAGCATCTATTTAATACGGTTATAAGTGAAGTAAAGGTAAGGGAAAAACTGGTGCCTTCGCTATTAGGCGGTATTTTTACCTATCATTTGGAACCGGTAGCACCTACGATTAAAACCTATTCCCCAATAAAACTTGATTTGGAAAACTACTACAAGAATGAAAACAGTGTTGTTTACTTATATGTCGAAGCGGATGAAGCGATCGGTCAGATACATGTCAATAAAAGTTGGAACGGTTATTGCTATATCGATGACATTCGAGTATCACCAAAGCATAAAGGCAAGGGTGTCGGTAAAGCGTTATTCACGAAAGCCAAAGAATGGGGAAAAGCCCATCAGTTGAACCACATGACCTTAGAAACTCAAGATGTGAACGTGGCAGCGAATCTATTCTATGAAAAAATGGGCATGAGAATCGGTGCTGTCGATCTGATGATGTATAAAAATATTGAAGCGACTAAAAATGAAGTTGCGATTTTTTGGTTCCTGATGGACTAA
- a CDS encoding YhdH/YhfP family quinone oxidoreductase, whose protein sequence is MEEFKAMVVKELEGGTFHREITHKSLTDLPSGDVLIKVDYSSLNYKDALSATGNKGVTRSYPHTPGIDAAGLVEESTDTTFTRGDSVIVTGYDLGMNTDGGFAEYIRVPASWVVKLPEGLSLKESMIYGTAGFTAALSVYRLINSGVKPTDGEILVTGATGGVGSTAITILQKLGYTVIASTGKPQEKELLLNLGASDIIDRHLLDDKSGKPLLKSRWAGVIDTVGGNTLATALKTTNYGGCVTCCGNVASHEFQTSVFPFILKGISLIGIDSVNCPMEHRLEVWNLLAGKWKAEDLTKHIHEITLEELDPTIDLMLKGQHKGRSIVKL, encoded by the coding sequence ATGGAAGAATTTAAGGCAATGGTAGTAAAAGAACTTGAAGGTGGTACATTTCATCGAGAGATCACCCATAAAAGCTTAACCGATTTACCGTCTGGGGACGTCTTGATCAAGGTCGACTACTCTTCACTAAATTATAAAGACGCACTCTCTGCAACCGGCAACAAAGGGGTGACAAGAAGCTACCCACACACACCTGGAATAGATGCCGCAGGACTTGTCGAAGAAAGTACCGATACAACTTTTACTAGAGGTGATTCGGTGATCGTCACAGGCTACGATCTGGGCATGAACACAGATGGCGGCTTTGCTGAGTATATCCGTGTGCCTGCCAGTTGGGTAGTAAAACTCCCTGAAGGCCTTAGCCTAAAGGAGAGCATGATATACGGAACCGCCGGCTTTACAGCCGCCCTATCCGTGTACCGCCTCATAAATTCAGGTGTAAAGCCGACTGACGGTGAGATACTTGTAACAGGCGCCACAGGCGGCGTAGGAAGCACAGCGATCACAATCCTCCAAAAATTGGGATACACCGTTATCGCCTCAACAGGAAAACCACAAGAAAAAGAGCTACTCTTAAACCTGGGCGCAAGTGATATCATCGACCGCCACTTGCTCGATGACAAATCGGGCAAGCCACTACTAAAAAGCCGCTGGGCTGGTGTGATCGACACCGTAGGTGGAAACACACTGGCAACAGCCTTAAAGACCACTAATTACGGTGGTTGTGTCACCTGCTGCGGCAATGTTGCCTCGCATGAGTTTCAAACCTCTGTGTTTCCATTCATCTTAAAGGGCATTTCCCTAATCGGAATCGATTCTGTCAATTGTCCGATGGAGCATCGGTTAGAAGTTTGGAACCTACTCGCAGGCAAATGGAAGGCTGAAGATCTGACAAAGCATATCCATGAAATCACACTTGAAGAACTGGACCCTACCATAGACTTGATGTTAAAAGGCCAGCACAAGGGGCGCAGCATCGTTAAATTATAG
- a CDS encoding YdeI family protein codes for MTLPLDFKTKEAFRVWLMENHERCAGSDIFMYKKGYQHLGLGYEDAVRTALCYGWIDSVTHSYDEVKFIQYFSQRREKSNWSLSNIKRMKQLIEQGEMTEYGLRYFDQNLLDQLDELIERDRLEKEKGVEVPDFFKSVLEEENATELFEKTAFSQQKMFVAYISDAKKEQTKLNRCMKVIGILRGDKNNL; via the coding sequence ATGACTTTACCGCTTGATTTTAAAACAAAAGAAGCTTTTAGAGTGTGGTTGATGGAGAATCATGAACGCTGCGCAGGAAGTGATATCTTCATGTATAAAAAGGGATATCAACATCTAGGGCTTGGTTATGAGGATGCTGTGCGTACAGCGCTCTGCTATGGCTGGATAGACTCGGTCACCCATAGTTATGATGAGGTAAAGTTCATACAGTACTTCTCTCAAAGAAGAGAGAAGTCAAACTGGTCCTTGTCGAATATCAAACGCATGAAGCAATTGATCGAACAAGGTGAGATGACGGAATACGGTCTCAGGTACTTTGATCAGAATTTACTCGATCAGCTTGATGAACTGATTGAAAGGGATCGGCTTGAAAAGGAAAAGGGCGTAGAGGTTCCAGATTTTTTTAAATCAGTCTTAGAGGAGGAAAACGCCACAGAACTGTTCGAAAAAACCGCCTTTTCTCAGCAAAAGATGTTTGTCGCCTACATTTCTGATGCGAAGAAGGAACAGACCAAACTGAATCGCTGCATGAAGGTGATTGGAATTTTAAGGGGAGACAAGAACAACCTATAA
- a CDS encoding alpha/beta hydrolase has protein sequence MKSEKLGIFTMRMPEMNRERTIRVWLPPSYDERNDVRYPVIYMHDGQNLFDKQTSAYGEIWEAHTAVKGLSRYGFDGAIIVGIDNAEGLGRLDEYSPWVSTEVERLKGLTTTDRPIGGEGEAYGKFVVNTLKVHIDATYKTLKSRTDTAVIGSSMGGFISLYLGATYPDVFGKVGAFSTAAWFAQKELVGCLKRIDLSKDTRWYIDVGTNETSNDEIDTFNQLYIDGSKEIYQVLLETGVPKENLRLITEEGGIHNEKDWARRLPGALKWLFEL, from the coding sequence ATGAAGTCTGAAAAACTTGGAATATTTACGATGCGAATGCCTGAAATGAATAGGGAAAGAACCATTCGCGTATGGCTGCCACCCAGTTATGATGAGAGAAACGATGTTCGTTATCCTGTGATCTACATGCATGACGGGCAGAATCTTTTTGACAAGCAAACCTCAGCCTATGGTGAAATTTGGGAGGCGCACACCGCAGTAAAAGGACTTAGTCGGTATGGCTTTGATGGAGCGATTATCGTAGGTATAGATAACGCAGAGGGGCTTGGACGTTTGGACGAGTATTCGCCATGGGTAAGTACTGAAGTGGAACGTCTTAAGGGTTTGACAACTACTGATCGACCCATCGGTGGTGAAGGTGAGGCCTATGGAAAGTTTGTTGTGAACACACTAAAAGTCCATATTGACGCAACTTATAAGACACTTAAGTCACGTACAGATACTGCTGTGATTGGCAGTTCGATGGGGGGATTTATCTCACTTTATCTTGGAGCTACTTATCCAGATGTATTTGGCAAGGTCGGTGCGTTTTCTACAGCCGCATGGTTTGCCCAAAAGGAACTCGTCGGTTGCCTTAAAAGGATTGATTTATCCAAGGACACCCGCTGGTATATCGATGTTGGCACCAATGAGACAAGTAATGATGAGATTGATACTTTCAATCAGCTTTATATAGACGGTTCAAAAGAAATCTATCAGGTGCTGCTGGAAACTGGTGTGCCAAAAGAAAACCTAAGACTTATCACCGAAGAGGGTGGTATCCATAATGAGAAGGATTGGGCCAGAAGGCTCCCAGGCGCTCTGAAATGGTTATTTGAGTTATAG
- a CDS encoding serine hydrolase — translation MNRRFERAKPEEQGVSSTALVKLIEGMKRQMAEKEDYAFHSVMILRHGKVIAEGSFAPFEQAQAHLMFSLSKSFTSTAIGISVEEGLLSLDDKVIDFFPEMRGIAKGTYTDDLTIRHLLCMSAGQDQENMMTGNWVEAFFSQPISHAPGTKFMYNTLGTYILSAILQKVSGTTLEAYLEPRLFEPLGIREHHWHQSPQGISAGGFGLMINVEDIAAFGQLYLNKGVFNGKRILSERYVTDATSVQIANGEDVNSDWTQGYGYQFWMCRNGAYRGDGAYGQYCLVMPDEDMVIGITAGLSDLQAPLDLIFETLIGEVSDVALPPSDKSFELSQMMKSLMIEFAADKAEYAVDFEGDFSLSEALYGCSDIYVKLSEKGLELSLRNEYSHFEINTTIGEWSKTKLFFLGGEMAASAAGAWIGEGTYRLEIRFTESAVVDYYEFKIGDVLSIHYKRWINHWETRDGIIEMIS, via the coding sequence ATGAATAGACGATTTGAAAGAGCAAAACCTGAAGAGCAAGGTGTTTCATCGACGGCTCTTGTGAAACTGATCGAAGGCATGAAGAGGCAGATGGCTGAAAAAGAGGATTACGCCTTTCATAGTGTAATGATCTTAAGACACGGAAAAGTAATTGCCGAAGGCAGCTTTGCCCCATTTGAACAAGCACAGGCCCATCTGATGTTTTCGCTTAGTAAGAGCTTCACTTCAACTGCGATAGGGATTAGTGTTGAAGAAGGACTTCTTTCACTGGATGATAAAGTCATTGATTTTTTTCCAGAGATGAGAGGTATTGCAAAAGGAACCTATACAGATGACTTGACGATCAGACACCTGCTTTGTATGTCGGCAGGGCAAGATCAGGAAAACATGATGACAGGTAACTGGGTAGAAGCATTTTTCAGTCAGCCGATCAGTCACGCACCGGGCACCAAATTTATGTACAACACACTGGGAACCTATATCTTATCTGCCATTTTGCAAAAGGTGAGTGGTACCACCCTTGAAGCCTACCTTGAGCCTAGACTCTTTGAACCTCTCGGCATTAGAGAGCACCACTGGCATCAAAGCCCACAGGGGATAAGCGCCGGCGGTTTTGGGCTGATGATCAATGTAGAGGATATCGCGGCTTTTGGGCAGCTCTACTTAAACAAGGGCGTATTTAATGGAAAAAGAATCTTGTCTGAAAGGTATGTAACCGATGCGACGTCCGTACAAATAGCAAATGGCGAGGATGTAAATAGCGACTGGACCCAGGGGTACGGATACCAGTTCTGGATGTGTAGAAACGGCGCTTACAGGGGTGATGGCGCGTATGGGCAGTACTGCCTTGTCATGCCCGATGAGGACATGGTCATCGGCATCACAGCTGGGCTTAGCGACTTGCAGGCACCACTTGACTTGATCTTTGAAACCCTAATCGGTGAAGTATCCGATGTGGCGCTGCCGCCTAGTGATAAGTCGTTTGAGCTTAGTCAGATGATGAAATCCTTAATGATTGAATTTGCTGCCGATAAGGCTGAATATGCAGTTGATTTTGAAGGCGATTTTTCTTTAAGTGAAGCATTGTATGGCTGTAGTGACATCTATGTAAAACTAAGTGAGAAGGGACTTGAACTCTCACTGCGTAACGAATATAGTCACTTTGAAATCAATACGACCATAGGGGAATGGAGCAAAACAAAACTCTTCTTCTTAGGTGGAGAAATGGCAGCAAGTGCTGCAGGCGCCTGGATAGGAGAGGGCACCTACAGACTTGAAATCAGGTTTACTGAATCAGCGGTGGTCGATTATTATGAATTTAAAATTGGAGATGTGCTGAGTATCCACTATAAGAGGTGGATCAATCACTGGGAAACCAGGGACGGCATAATAGAAATGATAAGTTGA
- a CDS encoding N-acetyltransferase, with protein sequence MIRFEKITTKNVYTVCQLSRTLSDNHKKMVADNAYSLAQAYVTPKAEPRAIYKDDQPVGFIMMHYGIEDDEPGGEDQAYLWRLMIATEHHGKGYGKAAMQIVFDEVIKHGYSELITSCGQGEGSPLEFYKTLGFEETGDIEHNELVLKVKLIHT encoded by the coding sequence ATGATACGTTTCGAAAAAATTACTACAAAAAACGTCTATACCGTCTGTCAGCTCAGTAGGACTCTTTCTGACAACCATAAAAAGATGGTAGCAGACAATGCTTATTCCTTGGCACAAGCCTATGTAACACCCAAAGCCGAGCCAAGAGCCATCTATAAAGATGATCAACCAGTCGGATTTATCATGATGCACTATGGTATTGAAGACGACGAGCCAGGTGGAGAGGACCAAGCCTACCTATGGAGGTTAATGATTGCCACAGAACACCACGGCAAAGGCTACGGAAAAGCAGCAATGCAGATCGTTTTTGACGAAGTAATAAAGCACGGCTACTCAGAGCTTATAACTTCTTGTGGTCAAGGCGAAGGTAGTCCGCTAGAGTTTTACAAAACCTTAGGATTTGAAGAAACCGGCGACATCGAACATAATGAACTTGTTCTTAAGGTAAAATTAATTCACACATAG